The genomic segment AAATATACAGGAAGTTGCTTCTTCTTTTTTCTCTAAAGGAAATTATGATTTTAATAATCCTAATTTTCATGGTACTCCACAAGAACGGTATAATTGTTTAACTGCGGGGTATGTTTTGGCACAACAATACTCTCAACAAGGAATTTATCTTACAAGAGAAATCTTAATGAATTCTGCAATTCAATATGTAGGTCAATTTTAAAATAAATATTACACAAAAAAAACCTTCCATCCGGAAGGTTTTTTATAATTTGAAAGTATCAATTACAAAGAAGCTGAATGAATCAACATATCAACCAACTTGTTTGAATAACCCATTTCGTTATCATACCAAGAAACCAATTTTACAAAGTTTGGAGAAAGCATGATACCTGCATCTTTATCGAAGATTGAAGTTCTCTTGTCTCCTACGAAATCCTGAGAAACTACCGCATCTTCAGTGTATCCTAAAATACCTTTCAATTCACCTTCAGAAGCAGCTTTGATAGCAGCACAGATCTCATCATAAGAAGTAGCTTTTTCTAATCTTACTGTTAAATCTACTACAGAAACGTCAACAGTTTGTACTCTGAAAGACATACCTGTCAGTTTTCCGTTCAATGAAGGGATTACTTTTCCTACTGCTTTTGCAGCA from the Sporomusaceae bacterium FL31 genome contains:
- the gap1 gene encoding glyceraldehyde-3-phosphate dehydrogenase — translated: MGVNHTELTDDIKILSNASCTTNCLAPLAKVIHDNFGIVEGLMTTVHATTATQKTVDGPSMKDWRGGRAALNNIIPSSTGAAKAVGKVIPSLNGKLTGMSFRVQTVDVSVVDLTVRLEKATSYDEICAAIKAASEGELKGILGYTEDAVVSQDFVGDKRTSIFDKDAGIMLSPNFVKLVSWYDNEMGYSNKLVDMLIHSASL